From the Ctenopharyngodon idella isolate HZGC_01 chromosome 3, HZGC01, whole genome shotgun sequence genome, one window contains:
- the LOC127510039 gene encoding ER lumen protein-retaining receptor 3 isoform X1 → MVDCSSLCHTEFTRDTQSSHSNAPEALKQTHSTEGISGKSQVLFALVFTTRYLDLFTAFISIYNTVMKVVYLVLAYATVSLIYFRFRNSYDSESDSFRVEFLLVPVAGLSFLENYAFTPLEIMWTFSIYLESVAILPQLFMITKTGEAESITTHYLFFLGLYRTLYLGNWVWRYHVEGFFDQIAVVSGVVQTIFYCDFFYLYFTRVLRGSGKMTLPMPV, encoded by the exons ATGGTTGACTGCTCCTCTCTCTGTCACACTGAGTTTACACGCGACACTCAGTCCAGCCATTCAAACGCACCCGAAGCGCTTAAACAGACTCACAGCACTGAAG GTATTTCTGGGAAGTCTCAGGTGCTGTTCGCGCTGGTCTTCACCACCAGATATCTGGACCTGTTCACTGCCTTCATCTCCATCTACAACACTGTCATGAAG gtGGTGTATCTGGTCTTGGCTTACGCCACTGTCAGCCTCATCTACTTTCGCTTCAGGAACTCATACGACTCTGAGAGCGATTCGTTCCGTGTGGAGTTCCTGCTGGTGCCGGTGGCTGGCCTGTCGTTCCTGGAGAACTATGCCTTTACGCCGCTGGAG ATTATGTGGACGTTCTCCATCTATCTGGAGTCGGTGGCCATCCTGCCGCAGCTGTTCATGATCACTAAGACAGGTGAGGCCGAGTCCATCACCACACACTACCTGTTCTTCCTGGGTCTGTACCGCACTCTTTACCTCGGTAACTGGGTGTGGCGCTATCACGTGGAGGGATTCTTCGACCAGATCGCTGTGGTGTCCGGCGTCGTCCAGACCATCTTCTACTGTGACTTCTTCTATCTCTACTTCACCAGAG TGCTGAGAGGAAGTGGAAAGATGACACTGCCAATGCCAGTGTGA
- the LOC127510039 gene encoding ER lumen protein-retaining receptor 3 isoform X2: MNIFRLSGDVCHLVAIIILFLKIWRSKSCAGISGKSQVLFALVFTTRYLDLFTAFISIYNTVMKVVYLVLAYATVSLIYFRFRNSYDSESDSFRVEFLLVPVAGLSFLENYAFTPLEIMWTFSIYLESVAILPQLFMITKTGEAESITTHYLFFLGLYRTLYLGNWVWRYHVEGFFDQIAVVSGVVQTIFYCDFFYLYFTRVLRGSGKMTLPMPV; this comes from the exons ATGAATATCTTCCGACTGTCTGGAGATGTTTGTCATCTGGTCGCCATCATTATTCTGTTTCTGAAGATCTGGAGATCCAAATCATGCGCAG GTATTTCTGGGAAGTCTCAGGTGCTGTTCGCGCTGGTCTTCACCACCAGATATCTGGACCTGTTCACTGCCTTCATCTCCATCTACAACACTGTCATGAAG gtGGTGTATCTGGTCTTGGCTTACGCCACTGTCAGCCTCATCTACTTTCGCTTCAGGAACTCATACGACTCTGAGAGCGATTCGTTCCGTGTGGAGTTCCTGCTGGTGCCGGTGGCTGGCCTGTCGTTCCTGGAGAACTATGCCTTTACGCCGCTGGAG ATTATGTGGACGTTCTCCATCTATCTGGAGTCGGTGGCCATCCTGCCGCAGCTGTTCATGATCACTAAGACAGGTGAGGCCGAGTCCATCACCACACACTACCTGTTCTTCCTGGGTCTGTACCGCACTCTTTACCTCGGTAACTGGGTGTGGCGCTATCACGTGGAGGGATTCTTCGACCAGATCGCTGTGGTGTCCGGCGTCGTCCAGACCATCTTCTACTGTGACTTCTTCTATCTCTACTTCACCAGAG TGCTGAGAGGAAGTGGAAAGATGACACTGCCAATGCCAGTGTGA
- the LOC127509996 gene encoding GTPase IMAP family member 7-like: MAETSESSDADASSEVRMVLLGQTGSGRSSAGNTILGRSAFWTDVSSVSVTSHCQRAGGVVDGRSLRVIDTPGFFHTCMSHDEVRAELSRCVDLSAPGPHVFLLLLRAGRITREGSAALDWIRAAFGPQALQFTVVLITWGDALGPKPAEDFLKESTELWEFVCECAGGFHVFENAKGHEERSQVTELLKKIDLLIQRNAGAHYTGDMLLQAESAVRHMQQRILGEEQEEGDEEVKKRAERLFWYELLSAVGRGAVEASGVMEKGKGKGKKVKAVQRVAAIASTPLSITTAAKVMGGAVREGTKVLYKHKKTLLH, from the exons ATGGCGGAAACAAGCGAATCTTCAGATGCTG ACGCTTCCTCTGAAGTCCGGATGGTTCTGTTGGGTCAGACGGGATCAGGCAGGAGTTCGGCTGGAAACACCATCCTGGGCCGATCCGCTTTCTGGACGGACGTCTCGTCCGTGTCCGTCACCAGCCACTGCCAGCGTGCGGGGGGTGTAGTGGATGGGCGGAGCCTGCGGGTGATTGACACTCCGGGGTTCTTCCACACCTGCATGAGCCATGATGAGGTCCGTGCGGAGCTGAGCAGGTGTGTGGATCTGTCGGCGCCCGGACCACACGTGTTCCTGCTACTGCTGCGGGCCGGACGGATAACGCGCGAGGGCAGCGCCGCTCTCGACTGGATCCGTGCCGCATTCGGACCGCAGGCGCTCCAGTTCACCGTAGTTCTGATCACGTGGGGCGACGCGCTCGGGCCGAAACCCGCCGAGGACTTCCTAAAGGAGAGCACGGAATTATGGGAGTTTGTGTGCGAGTGTGCGGGCGGCTTTCACGTTTTTGAAAACGCTAAAG GTCACGAGGAGAGGTCGCAGGTCACCGAGCTGCTGAAGAAGATCGATCTGTTGATTCAGCGTAACGCAGGAGCACATTACACCGGAGACATGCTGCTGCAGGCCGAGAGCGCCGTACGCCACATGCAGCAGAGGATTCTGGGAGAAGAACAGGAGGAGGGGGATGAAGAGGTGAAGAAGAGGGCAGAGCGCCTGTTCTGGTATGAGCTGCTCAGCGCTGTGGGCCGCGGTGCCGTGGAAGCGTCCGGCGTGATGGAGAAAGGGAAGGGCAAAGGGAAGAAGGTCAAAGCCGTGCAGAGGGTGGCGGCCATCGCCTCCACGCCGCTGTCAATCACAACCGCTGCTAAAGTGATGGGCGGAGCCGTGAGAGAGGGAACAAAAGTACTGTACAAACACAAGAAGACACTCCTgcactaa
- the LOC127509881 gene encoding ankyrin repeat and fibronectin type-III domain-containing protein 1-like isoform X2: MLFLDVSVVMAPPQRRRSFGPVSPKRIYRSLSVKLRGGASHDEAEHSDWRRRLSKGPADYSCLWDALESEDTLAVQHLLSRETETGGGQTDRRVNAVSELGLVPLDVAALTHNASLLNVLVKAGAKHNPNLSSSSDWSLKLDELVSLAEQKLEEWRAELQLREKAELQSLTDAQKNVELWTRRCELYHRMRERFHTTALPGPPASAALLVMGDSCLCVRVREPCGQTHGLITRYRVEWSSSATFHPLCGTGFITDSRNTEFSITGLKTGVQYFVRVSAYNIRGWGVFVSSSPPCVAPSSWSSCSGVTVRRRNQAAAVRRISQQIREPEIITENSSSVKRASVSRGLKHLFHSSRFVRLLQRGVYLACVFYQKDYVLVSCDERLPLVEVQCCSASVTQDFLWFTKLSCAWTQVSFLQQVLSSSSLSSSSSLLQNRLSFLRAVAQLQASVGCVDLGQVYFEPLKDRQGNVLLVTLREVTTPLTPSDPPLHWVPVSRLEKNQIQTPLLPEPTAVELLTDRLKETMAYHHRSQQRAQCGLYVGVLKLCSSVNQLRVLVSQRLPNMPYSCRVRNWPHVSREEWAWLQRHAVGGACGSGSREGGDDAVIDSSGVEDFVKALRSAVIQLLTKLNVPLERACDYRVYTQELLQAGDQVTLLLLLPPSEDLSCRRWPGEGDLEPHGLTVPLHIFELVHLWAYEPDLLSQFCQLWIRLELDVRLSQQALREALDSSEVTEATERLAHVTQLAQSLSALWRESRWLMDVIHTLRSKSSEGAVPLGRVMTSRAPIRSDAAEDTPPAHTLITEGDSPSFSQQPEGSKVTHGVTCSETPTSHYTSEPCSHENGLMYSGPEVSTPPASHPVIPAAEGHDLPSEMMDLFESLDLLGGSLSDLQDLDLMDPEPALSESPDDVAAPLSSRTGHPVRSLVEWVKGHQTH; encoded by the exons ATGCTATTTCT AGATGTCAGTGTTGTGATGGCTCCGCCCCAAAGGAGGCGTTCTTTCGGCCCCGTCTCACCCAAACGCATCTACAGGAGTCTGTCCGTCAAACTAAGGGGCGGAGCTTCCCACGATGAGGCAGagcattctgattggaggagGCGGCTGAGCAAAGGACCAGCTGAT tacTCATGTCTGTGGGACGCTCTGGAGAGTGAAGACACACTCGCCGTGCAGCACCTGTTATCCAGAGAGACAGAGACGGGTggaggacagacagacagacgagtGAATGCCGTCAGTGAGCTCGGCCTGGTGCCGCTGGACGTGGCCGCTCTTACCCATAATGCCTCACTGCTGAATGTGCTGGTGAAGGCCGGAGCAAAACACAACCCCAACT TGAGCTCGTCCTCTGATTGGTCGCTGAAGCTGGATGAGCTGGTGTCATTGGCCGAGCAGAAGCTGGAGGAGTGGAGGGCGGAGCTTCAGCTCAGAGAGAAGGCGGAGCTTCAGTCACTGACAGATGCGCAGAAGAACGTCGAGCTCTGGACGCGCCGCTGTGAACTTTACCATCGCATGAGAGAGAGATTCCACACAACAg CTCTGCCCGGGCCGCCCGCTAGCGCCGCCCTGCTGGTGATGGGCGACAGCTGTCTGTGTGTACGTGTCAGAGAGCCCTGCGGTCAGACACACGGCCTCATCACCAGATACAGAG ttgaATGGAGTTCTTCAGCTACTTTTCATCCTCTGTGTGGCACTGGATTCATCACTGACAGCAGAAACACAGAGTTCAGCATCACGGGACTAAAGACt GGTGTGCAGTATTTCGTGCGGGTCAGTGCGTATAACATCAGAGGCTGGGGTGTGTTTGTGAGCAGCAGCCCGCCGTGTGTCGCCCCCTCCA GCTGGAGCTCATGCAGCGGCGTGACGGTGAGACGCAGGAATCAGGCCGCGGCCGTCAGGAGGATCTCACAGCAGATCAGAGAGCCTGAGATCATCACcg aaAACAGCAGTTCTGTGAAGAGAGCATCCGTGTCTCGCGGTCTGAAGCATCTCTTTCACTCCAGCAGATTTGTTCGTCTGTTACAGAG aggtGTGTACCTGGCGTGTGTCTTCTATCAGAAGGACTATGTTCTGGTCTCGTGTGACGAGCGGCTCCCTCTGGTGGAGGTCCAGTGCTGCTCCGCCTCCGTCACGCAGGACTTCCTGTGGTTCACTAAG cTGTCGTGCGCGTGGACGCAGGTGTCGTTTCTGCAGCAAGTGCTGTCGTCTTCATCGCTCTCCTCATCTTCATCGCTGTTGCAGAACAGACTCAGTTTCCTGCGAGCCGTCGCACAGCTGCAG GCATCAGTGGGGTGTGTGGATCTGGGGCAGGTGTACTTCGAGCCTCTGAAGGACAGGCAGGGTAACGTTCTGCTGGTGACCCTGAGAGAGGTCACGACCCCTCTGACCCCATCTGACCCTCCACTGCACTGGGTTCCTGTCAGCAGACTGGAGAAAAACCAGATCCAGACGCCACTGCTGCCCGAACCCACCGCCGTAGAGCTGCTGACCGACAGACTCAAg gagaCGATGGCGTATCACCACAGGAGTCAGCAGAGAGCTCAGTGCGGTCTGTATGTGGGCGTCCTGAAGCTCTGCAGCTCCGTCAATCAGCTGCGCGTCCTGGTCTCTCAGCGATTACCCAACATGCCCTACAGCTGCCGCGTCAGGAACTGGCCGCACGTCTCACG gGAGGAGTGGGCGTGGCTACAGAGACATGCTGTGGGCGGAGCCTGTGGGAGTGGCAGTCGGGAGGGCGGGGATGAcgctgtgattgacagctcagGTGTTGAGGACTTCGTGAAGGCACTGAGATCTGCGGTGATTCAGCTGCTGACCAAACTCAACGTCCCACTGGAGCGG gcgtGTGATTACCGCGTGTACACGCAGGAGCTGCTGCAGGCGGGCGATCAGGTgactctgctgctgctgctgccgcccAGTGAGGATCTGAGCTGCCGCCGGTGGCCAGGAGAGGGCGACCTGGAGCCGCACGGCCTCACTGTACCACTGCACATCTTTGAGCTCG TGCACCTGTGGGCGTACGAGCCGGACCTCCTGTCTCAGTTCTGTCAGCTGTGGATCCGGCTGGAGCTGGATGTCCGTCTTTCCCAACAGGCTTTGAGAGAGGCGCTGGACAGCAGCGAGGTGACGGAGGCCACGGAGAGACTCGCTCACGTCACGCAGCTcgcacag agtcTGTCTGCGCTGTGGAGAGAGAGCCGCTGGCTGATGGACGTCATTCACACACTGAGATCCAAGAGCTCTGAGGGGGCGGTGCCTCTGGGACGGGTCATGACCTCCCGAGCACCAATCAGATCAGACGCTGCTGAAGACACGCCTCCTGCACACACACTCATCACAG AGGGTGACAGTCCGTCCTTCTCTCAACAACCTgaagggtcaaaggtcacacaCGGGGTCACGTGTTCAGAGACGCCCACCTCACACTACACCAGTGAGCCCTGTTCCCATGAAAACGGCCTGATGTATTCTGGTCCTGAGGTGTCCACGCCACCCGCCTCACATCCCGTGATCCCTGCGGCTGAAGGTCATGACCTTCCATCGGAGATGATGGACCTGTTCGAGAGTCTGGATCTGCTGGGAGGGAGTCTGTCAGACCTGCAGGATCTGGATTTGATGGATCCAGAGCCGGCCCTGTCGGAAAGTCCCGATGACGTCGCCGCTCCGCTCTCGAGCCGCACGGGACATCCTGTCAGGAGTCTGGTGGAGTGGGTCAAAGGTCATCAAACTCACTGA
- the LOC127509881 gene encoding ankyrin repeat and fibronectin type-III domain-containing protein 1-like isoform X3: MAPPQRRRSFGPVSPKRIYRSLSVKLRGGASHDEAEHSDWRRRLSKGPADYSCLWDALESEDTLAVQHLLSRETETGGGQTDRRVNAVSELGLVPLDVAALTHNASLLNVLVKAGAKHNPNLSSSSDWSLKLDELVSLAEQKLEEWRAELQLREKAELQSLTDAQKNVELWTRRCELYHRMRERFHTTALPGPPASAALLVMGDSCLCVRVREPCGQTHGLITRYRVEWSSSATFHPLCGTGFITDSRNTEFSITGLKTGVQYFVRVSAYNIRGWGVFVSSSPPCVAPSSWSSCSGVTVRRRNQAAAVRRISQQIREPEIITENSSSVKRASVSRGLKHLFHSSRFVRLLQRGVYLACVFYQKDYVLVSCDERLPLVEVQCCSASVTQDFLWFTKLSCAWTQVSFLQQVLSSSSLSSSSSLLQNRLSFLRAVAQLQASVGCVDLGQVYFEPLKDRQGNVLLVTLREVTTPLTPSDPPLHWVPVSRLEKNQIQTPLLPEPTAVELLTDRLKETMAYHHRSQQRAQCGLYVGVLKLCSSVNQLRVLVSQRLPNMPYSCRVRNWPHVSREEWAWLQRHAVGGACGSGSREGGDDAVIDSSGVEDFVKALRSAVIQLLTKLNVPLERACDYRVYTQELLQAGDQVTLLLLLPPSEDLSCRRWPGEGDLEPHGLTVPLHIFELVHLWAYEPDLLSQFCQLWIRLELDVRLSQQALREALDSSEVTEATERLAHVTQLAQSLSALWRESRWLMDVIHTLRSKSSEGAVPLGRVMTSRAPIRSDAAEDTPPAHTLITAEGDSPSFSQQPEGSKVTHGVTCSETPTSHYTSEPCSHENGLMYSGPEVSTPPASHPVIPAAEGHDLPSEMMDLFESLDLLGGSLSDLQDLDLMDPEPALSESPDDVAAPLSSRTGHPVRSLVEWVKGHQTH; encoded by the exons ATGGCTCCGCCCCAAAGGAGGCGTTCTTTCGGCCCCGTCTCACCCAAACGCATCTACAGGAGTCTGTCCGTCAAACTAAGGGGCGGAGCTTCCCACGATGAGGCAGagcattctgattggaggagGCGGCTGAGCAAAGGACCAGCTGAT tacTCATGTCTGTGGGACGCTCTGGAGAGTGAAGACACACTCGCCGTGCAGCACCTGTTATCCAGAGAGACAGAGACGGGTggaggacagacagacagacgagtGAATGCCGTCAGTGAGCTCGGCCTGGTGCCGCTGGACGTGGCCGCTCTTACCCATAATGCCTCACTGCTGAATGTGCTGGTGAAGGCCGGAGCAAAACACAACCCCAACT TGAGCTCGTCCTCTGATTGGTCGCTGAAGCTGGATGAGCTGGTGTCATTGGCCGAGCAGAAGCTGGAGGAGTGGAGGGCGGAGCTTCAGCTCAGAGAGAAGGCGGAGCTTCAGTCACTGACAGATGCGCAGAAGAACGTCGAGCTCTGGACGCGCCGCTGTGAACTTTACCATCGCATGAGAGAGAGATTCCACACAACAg CTCTGCCCGGGCCGCCCGCTAGCGCCGCCCTGCTGGTGATGGGCGACAGCTGTCTGTGTGTACGTGTCAGAGAGCCCTGCGGTCAGACACACGGCCTCATCACCAGATACAGAG ttgaATGGAGTTCTTCAGCTACTTTTCATCCTCTGTGTGGCACTGGATTCATCACTGACAGCAGAAACACAGAGTTCAGCATCACGGGACTAAAGACt GGTGTGCAGTATTTCGTGCGGGTCAGTGCGTATAACATCAGAGGCTGGGGTGTGTTTGTGAGCAGCAGCCCGCCGTGTGTCGCCCCCTCCA GCTGGAGCTCATGCAGCGGCGTGACGGTGAGACGCAGGAATCAGGCCGCGGCCGTCAGGAGGATCTCACAGCAGATCAGAGAGCCTGAGATCATCACcg aaAACAGCAGTTCTGTGAAGAGAGCATCCGTGTCTCGCGGTCTGAAGCATCTCTTTCACTCCAGCAGATTTGTTCGTCTGTTACAGAG aggtGTGTACCTGGCGTGTGTCTTCTATCAGAAGGACTATGTTCTGGTCTCGTGTGACGAGCGGCTCCCTCTGGTGGAGGTCCAGTGCTGCTCCGCCTCCGTCACGCAGGACTTCCTGTGGTTCACTAAG cTGTCGTGCGCGTGGACGCAGGTGTCGTTTCTGCAGCAAGTGCTGTCGTCTTCATCGCTCTCCTCATCTTCATCGCTGTTGCAGAACAGACTCAGTTTCCTGCGAGCCGTCGCACAGCTGCAG GCATCAGTGGGGTGTGTGGATCTGGGGCAGGTGTACTTCGAGCCTCTGAAGGACAGGCAGGGTAACGTTCTGCTGGTGACCCTGAGAGAGGTCACGACCCCTCTGACCCCATCTGACCCTCCACTGCACTGGGTTCCTGTCAGCAGACTGGAGAAAAACCAGATCCAGACGCCACTGCTGCCCGAACCCACCGCCGTAGAGCTGCTGACCGACAGACTCAAg gagaCGATGGCGTATCACCACAGGAGTCAGCAGAGAGCTCAGTGCGGTCTGTATGTGGGCGTCCTGAAGCTCTGCAGCTCCGTCAATCAGCTGCGCGTCCTGGTCTCTCAGCGATTACCCAACATGCCCTACAGCTGCCGCGTCAGGAACTGGCCGCACGTCTCACG gGAGGAGTGGGCGTGGCTACAGAGACATGCTGTGGGCGGAGCCTGTGGGAGTGGCAGTCGGGAGGGCGGGGATGAcgctgtgattgacagctcagGTGTTGAGGACTTCGTGAAGGCACTGAGATCTGCGGTGATTCAGCTGCTGACCAAACTCAACGTCCCACTGGAGCGG gcgtGTGATTACCGCGTGTACACGCAGGAGCTGCTGCAGGCGGGCGATCAGGTgactctgctgctgctgctgccgcccAGTGAGGATCTGAGCTGCCGCCGGTGGCCAGGAGAGGGCGACCTGGAGCCGCACGGCCTCACTGTACCACTGCACATCTTTGAGCTCG TGCACCTGTGGGCGTACGAGCCGGACCTCCTGTCTCAGTTCTGTCAGCTGTGGATCCGGCTGGAGCTGGATGTCCGTCTTTCCCAACAGGCTTTGAGAGAGGCGCTGGACAGCAGCGAGGTGACGGAGGCCACGGAGAGACTCGCTCACGTCACGCAGCTcgcacag agtcTGTCTGCGCTGTGGAGAGAGAGCCGCTGGCTGATGGACGTCATTCACACACTGAGATCCAAGAGCTCTGAGGGGGCGGTGCCTCTGGGACGGGTCATGACCTCCCGAGCACCAATCAGATCAGACGCTGCTGAAGACACGCCTCCTGCACACACACTCATCACAG CAGAGGGTGACAGTCCGTCCTTCTCTCAACAACCTgaagggtcaaaggtcacacaCGGGGTCACGTGTTCAGAGACGCCCACCTCACACTACACCAGTGAGCCCTGTTCCCATGAAAACGGCCTGATGTATTCTGGTCCTGAGGTGTCCACGCCACCCGCCTCACATCCCGTGATCCCTGCGGCTGAAGGTCATGACCTTCCATCGGAGATGATGGACCTGTTCGAGAGTCTGGATCTGCTGGGAGGGAGTCTGTCAGACCTGCAGGATCTGGATTTGATGGATCCAGAGCCGGCCCTGTCGGAAAGTCCCGATGACGTCGCCGCTCCGCTCTCGAGCCGCACGGGACATCCTGTCAGGAGTCTGGTGGAGTGGGTCAAAGGTCATCAAACTCACTGA
- the LOC127509881 gene encoding ankyrin repeat and fibronectin type-III domain-containing protein 1-like isoform X1 yields MLFLDVSVVMAPPQRRRSFGPVSPKRIYRSLSVKLRGGASHDEAEHSDWRRRLSKGPADYSCLWDALESEDTLAVQHLLSRETETGGGQTDRRVNAVSELGLVPLDVAALTHNASLLNVLVKAGAKHNPNLSSSSDWSLKLDELVSLAEQKLEEWRAELQLREKAELQSLTDAQKNVELWTRRCELYHRMRERFHTTALPGPPASAALLVMGDSCLCVRVREPCGQTHGLITRYRVEWSSSATFHPLCGTGFITDSRNTEFSITGLKTGVQYFVRVSAYNIRGWGVFVSSSPPCVAPSSWSSCSGVTVRRRNQAAAVRRISQQIREPEIITENSSSVKRASVSRGLKHLFHSSRFVRLLQRGVYLACVFYQKDYVLVSCDERLPLVEVQCCSASVTQDFLWFTKLSCAWTQVSFLQQVLSSSSLSSSSSLLQNRLSFLRAVAQLQASVGCVDLGQVYFEPLKDRQGNVLLVTLREVTTPLTPSDPPLHWVPVSRLEKNQIQTPLLPEPTAVELLTDRLKETMAYHHRSQQRAQCGLYVGVLKLCSSVNQLRVLVSQRLPNMPYSCRVRNWPHVSREEWAWLQRHAVGGACGSGSREGGDDAVIDSSGVEDFVKALRSAVIQLLTKLNVPLERACDYRVYTQELLQAGDQVTLLLLLPPSEDLSCRRWPGEGDLEPHGLTVPLHIFELVHLWAYEPDLLSQFCQLWIRLELDVRLSQQALREALDSSEVTEATERLAHVTQLAQSLSALWRESRWLMDVIHTLRSKSSEGAVPLGRVMTSRAPIRSDAAEDTPPAHTLITAEGDSPSFSQQPEGSKVTHGVTCSETPTSHYTSEPCSHENGLMYSGPEVSTPPASHPVIPAAEGHDLPSEMMDLFESLDLLGGSLSDLQDLDLMDPEPALSESPDDVAAPLSSRTGHPVRSLVEWVKGHQTH; encoded by the exons ATGCTATTTCT AGATGTCAGTGTTGTGATGGCTCCGCCCCAAAGGAGGCGTTCTTTCGGCCCCGTCTCACCCAAACGCATCTACAGGAGTCTGTCCGTCAAACTAAGGGGCGGAGCTTCCCACGATGAGGCAGagcattctgattggaggagGCGGCTGAGCAAAGGACCAGCTGAT tacTCATGTCTGTGGGACGCTCTGGAGAGTGAAGACACACTCGCCGTGCAGCACCTGTTATCCAGAGAGACAGAGACGGGTggaggacagacagacagacgagtGAATGCCGTCAGTGAGCTCGGCCTGGTGCCGCTGGACGTGGCCGCTCTTACCCATAATGCCTCACTGCTGAATGTGCTGGTGAAGGCCGGAGCAAAACACAACCCCAACT TGAGCTCGTCCTCTGATTGGTCGCTGAAGCTGGATGAGCTGGTGTCATTGGCCGAGCAGAAGCTGGAGGAGTGGAGGGCGGAGCTTCAGCTCAGAGAGAAGGCGGAGCTTCAGTCACTGACAGATGCGCAGAAGAACGTCGAGCTCTGGACGCGCCGCTGTGAACTTTACCATCGCATGAGAGAGAGATTCCACACAACAg CTCTGCCCGGGCCGCCCGCTAGCGCCGCCCTGCTGGTGATGGGCGACAGCTGTCTGTGTGTACGTGTCAGAGAGCCCTGCGGTCAGACACACGGCCTCATCACCAGATACAGAG ttgaATGGAGTTCTTCAGCTACTTTTCATCCTCTGTGTGGCACTGGATTCATCACTGACAGCAGAAACACAGAGTTCAGCATCACGGGACTAAAGACt GGTGTGCAGTATTTCGTGCGGGTCAGTGCGTATAACATCAGAGGCTGGGGTGTGTTTGTGAGCAGCAGCCCGCCGTGTGTCGCCCCCTCCA GCTGGAGCTCATGCAGCGGCGTGACGGTGAGACGCAGGAATCAGGCCGCGGCCGTCAGGAGGATCTCACAGCAGATCAGAGAGCCTGAGATCATCACcg aaAACAGCAGTTCTGTGAAGAGAGCATCCGTGTCTCGCGGTCTGAAGCATCTCTTTCACTCCAGCAGATTTGTTCGTCTGTTACAGAG aggtGTGTACCTGGCGTGTGTCTTCTATCAGAAGGACTATGTTCTGGTCTCGTGTGACGAGCGGCTCCCTCTGGTGGAGGTCCAGTGCTGCTCCGCCTCCGTCACGCAGGACTTCCTGTGGTTCACTAAG cTGTCGTGCGCGTGGACGCAGGTGTCGTTTCTGCAGCAAGTGCTGTCGTCTTCATCGCTCTCCTCATCTTCATCGCTGTTGCAGAACAGACTCAGTTTCCTGCGAGCCGTCGCACAGCTGCAG GCATCAGTGGGGTGTGTGGATCTGGGGCAGGTGTACTTCGAGCCTCTGAAGGACAGGCAGGGTAACGTTCTGCTGGTGACCCTGAGAGAGGTCACGACCCCTCTGACCCCATCTGACCCTCCACTGCACTGGGTTCCTGTCAGCAGACTGGAGAAAAACCAGATCCAGACGCCACTGCTGCCCGAACCCACCGCCGTAGAGCTGCTGACCGACAGACTCAAg gagaCGATGGCGTATCACCACAGGAGTCAGCAGAGAGCTCAGTGCGGTCTGTATGTGGGCGTCCTGAAGCTCTGCAGCTCCGTCAATCAGCTGCGCGTCCTGGTCTCTCAGCGATTACCCAACATGCCCTACAGCTGCCGCGTCAGGAACTGGCCGCACGTCTCACG gGAGGAGTGGGCGTGGCTACAGAGACATGCTGTGGGCGGAGCCTGTGGGAGTGGCAGTCGGGAGGGCGGGGATGAcgctgtgattgacagctcagGTGTTGAGGACTTCGTGAAGGCACTGAGATCTGCGGTGATTCAGCTGCTGACCAAACTCAACGTCCCACTGGAGCGG gcgtGTGATTACCGCGTGTACACGCAGGAGCTGCTGCAGGCGGGCGATCAGGTgactctgctgctgctgctgccgcccAGTGAGGATCTGAGCTGCCGCCGGTGGCCAGGAGAGGGCGACCTGGAGCCGCACGGCCTCACTGTACCACTGCACATCTTTGAGCTCG TGCACCTGTGGGCGTACGAGCCGGACCTCCTGTCTCAGTTCTGTCAGCTGTGGATCCGGCTGGAGCTGGATGTCCGTCTTTCCCAACAGGCTTTGAGAGAGGCGCTGGACAGCAGCGAGGTGACGGAGGCCACGGAGAGACTCGCTCACGTCACGCAGCTcgcacag agtcTGTCTGCGCTGTGGAGAGAGAGCCGCTGGCTGATGGACGTCATTCACACACTGAGATCCAAGAGCTCTGAGGGGGCGGTGCCTCTGGGACGGGTCATGACCTCCCGAGCACCAATCAGATCAGACGCTGCTGAAGACACGCCTCCTGCACACACACTCATCACAG CAGAGGGTGACAGTCCGTCCTTCTCTCAACAACCTgaagggtcaaaggtcacacaCGGGGTCACGTGTTCAGAGACGCCCACCTCACACTACACCAGTGAGCCCTGTTCCCATGAAAACGGCCTGATGTATTCTGGTCCTGAGGTGTCCACGCCACCCGCCTCACATCCCGTGATCCCTGCGGCTGAAGGTCATGACCTTCCATCGGAGATGATGGACCTGTTCGAGAGTCTGGATCTGCTGGGAGGGAGTCTGTCAGACCTGCAGGATCTGGATTTGATGGATCCAGAGCCGGCCCTGTCGGAAAGTCCCGATGACGTCGCCGCTCCGCTCTCGAGCCGCACGGGACATCCTGTCAGGAGTCTGGTGGAGTGGGTCAAAGGTCATCAAACTCACTGA